A genomic region of Ewingella sp. CoE-038-23 contains the following coding sequences:
- the bcsD gene encoding cellulose biosynthesis protein BcsD has product MQQQDYTRVEQQYYRQRKQTSGWQNLVQVLFSGILSSADDEDGRRFLALMGSNLARQYPLAAAATLGELEDQLNQLLGQFDWGVVKIEATNQQLTLAHIAWPAAPQGSDEALWQIALVAVLEGAYGEWLLAQGGQASVSLRWQESGREGVLLFRYQNGL; this is encoded by the coding sequence ATCGCCAGCGTAAACAGACGTCTGGCTGGCAAAATCTGGTGCAGGTGCTGTTCTCAGGGATCCTTTCCTCAGCGGATGATGAAGACGGGCGACGCTTTCTGGCACTGATGGGCAGCAATTTAGCCAGGCAGTATCCTCTCGCTGCGGCCGCAACCTTGGGCGAGTTGGAAGACCAGCTCAATCAGCTGCTCGGCCAGTTCGACTGGGGCGTGGTGAAGATTGAGGCGACCAACCAGCAGCTGACGCTGGCCCATATCGCCTGGCCTGCGGCCCCGCAGGGCAGTGATGAGGCCCTGTGGCAAATCGCGCTGGTTGCGGTACTGGAAGGGGCATATGGCGAATGGCTACTGGCCCAGGGCGGGCAGGCTTCGGTATCACTCCGCTGGCAGGAAAGCGGCCGTGAAGGTGTGCTGCTTTTCCGTTATCAAAATGGATTGTAA